A single Triticum dicoccoides isolate Atlit2015 ecotype Zavitan chromosome 2A, WEW_v2.0, whole genome shotgun sequence DNA region contains:
- the LOC119356420 gene encoding probable purine permease 11: MGDAGEIHLQIAGTRGEEEAQGVAGNGTSPAPTSVSERVQWWAVVLVNVVLVLAGQSVANLLGRIYYDQGGGSLWIATVVQSCGTPLAIPLLLYFRRRPKATATAVTRPPLLKISAIYAGLGVLLAGDNLMYSYALLYLPLSTYSLVCATQLSFNAVFSYFLNKQRFTALILNSVVLLTFSAALVGVSHGSDGTNSSVPPGKFPLGFALTLTASALFSLILSLMQLTFDKVLRSDTFHDVMEMQFWSNTAAAVVSVAGLFISGEWSALHGEMDGYRQGRVAYGMTLAWTAISWQLTTMGLMGLVAAVSSLFTNVISTVGLPLSPIIAVIFLGDRMDGVKVLAMLVAVWGFLSYIYQHYLDDAKVKKILAERSADDDDQHRTVKLATE, translated from the exons ATGGGCGATGCGGGTGAAATTCATCTTCAGATTGCAG GTACACGAGGCGAAGAAGAAGCTCAAGGCGTAGCTGGCAATGGCACGTCCCCGGCGCCAACGTCGGTGTCGGAGCGCGTACAATGGTGGGCGGTGGTGCTCGTCAACGTCGTGCTCGTGCTCGCCGGGCAGAGCGTGGCGAACCTCCTCGGCAGGATCTACTACGACCAGGGCGGCGGCAGCTTGTGGATCGCCACGGTGGTTCAGTCCTGCGGCACGCCGCTCGCCATCCCGCTGCTCCTCTACTTCCGGCGCCGCCCAAAGGCCACCGCGACCGCGGTGACGCGCCCGCCGCTCCTCAAGATCTCGGCCATCTACGCCGGCCTGGGGGTCCTCCTCGCCGGCGACAACCTGATGTACTCCTACGCGCTGCTCTACCTGCCGCTGTCGACCTACTCGCTCGTCTGCGCGACGCAGCTCTCCTTCAACGCCGTCTTCTCCTACTTCCTCAACAAGCAGAGGTTCACCGCGCTCATCCTCAACTCCGTCGTGCTGCTCACCTTCTCCGCGGCGCTGGTCGGTGTCAGCCACGGCTCGGACGGGACCAACAGCAGCGTCCCGCCGGGGAAGTTCCCGCTGGGGTTCGCGCTGACGCTGACGGCGTCGGCGCTCTTCTCCCTCATCCTGTCCCTGATGCAGCTGACATTCGACAAGGTGCTCAGGAGCGACACCTTCCACGACGTGATGGAGATGCAGTTCTGGAGCAACACCGCCGCGGCCGTGGTGTCGGTGGCTGGGTTGTTCATCTCCGGGGAGTGGAGCGCCCTGCACGGCGAGATGGACGGGTACAGGCAGGGCAGGGTGGCCTACGGGATGACGCTGGCCTGGACGGCCATATCGTGGCAGCTGACCACCATGGGCCTGATGGGGCTCGTCGCGGCCGTGTCGTCGCTCTTCACCAACGTGATCAGCACTGTGGGGCTGCCGCTGTCGCCCATCATCGCCGTCATCTTCCTCGGCGACCGGATGGACGGGGTGAAGGTGCTGGCCATGCTCGTTGCCGTCTGGGGCTTCTTGTCCTACATCTACCAGCACTACCTTGATGATGCCAAGGTCAAGAAGATACTAGCTGAGAGATCAGCCGACGACGATGACCAACACCGGACTGTAAAACTCGCTACAGAGTGA